From a region of the Tachypleus tridentatus isolate NWPU-2018 chromosome 1, ASM421037v1, whole genome shotgun sequence genome:
- the LOC143254231 gene encoding cuticle protein 14-like, with protein sequence MKVLIVLAVIATAHAGYFYHPAYYYGAGGSTQFKTQDNIGNYNFGYNEGHATGGTFRRETGDAFGNVKIGSYGLTDADGRRRIVNYKADATGFTANVHTNEPGTDSSKDPANTLINKALLPSTYYGGYYPGHYYGGYYPGHYYGGYYPGHYYGHHGYY encoded by the exons ATGAAG GTCCTGATCGTTCTTGCTGTTATTGCTACTGCCCATGCTGGGTATTTTTACCACCCCGCTTACTATTATGGAGCTGGTGGTAGTACACAGTTTAAAACCCAAGAC AATATCGGCAACTACAACTTTGGCTACAATGAGGGTCATGCTACCGGAGGAACCTTCCGCAGAGAGACTGGTGATGCTTTCGGTAACGTCAAGATTGGTTCCTATGGATTGACTGACGCTGACGGTCGCAGGCGCATCGTAAATTACAAGGCTGATGCTACTGGCTTCACTGCTAACGTTCATACCAACGAACCAGGTACTGACAGCTCTAAGGATCCTGCCAATACTTTGATCAACAAAGCTCTTCTTCCTTCTACTTATTACGGTGGTTACTACCCAGGACACTATTACGGTGGTTATTACCCAGGACACTATTACGGTGGTTATTATCCAGGGCACTATTACGGACACCACGGTTATTACTAA